The Xanthomonas sontii genome contains a region encoding:
- a CDS encoding sensor histidine kinase yields the protein MGAWLVVGVAVAADAAPSPVAALPLTSAHQDASGYLQRLDDPHGRLDVVQAAAATGWTRLPDGLNAGFADGAVWLRLPVHVQSVPPGGWMMRLSNALLDDVQAYVRPEGGAWRALGDSGERVPRRDWPVDYRSPVFQFAPTHAGDYEVLLRLRSKNALVTRLDVWQRLPFDNHSRREGLQFGLYFGFYLLLLCLHVLFWLATRARMSGLFVAYLGGCVFNEAMSIGLVQQVTGMPMAWSDTLLGISIACSLPVGFQVASRQLNLRAFHPRLVRWGTRLLWAVALGCAVFVLAGHYAWGMQPVQSLGLLEILLLAGLGLHLLWRRYRPALFFVLAFFPFYLGVMLGFLRNLGFVPVNAWTQYATTFGTMLHMTLLSVFLIGRYERQRRLRERRHAEAAVALARRHGLALERDVALRTAELRNEIGRRQALENDLRGLLQTERKVMQEQRDFVAMVSHEFRTPLAVIMTSAQQLARKLDAPPERNRVRCGNIRDAAQRLLALVDEYLADDRMGEAASELRLQPCALRVLLDDLCGDFPPQRVVCEVLTDDDGLLTDTGLLRVAVRNLLANADRHCPAGMAIRVRVRGSAGGLRLEVANPGERIAPAERERLFQKYYRGESARHAPGAGLGLYLVRRIAERLGGWVGLARQAPDESVCFVLLLPRRPDAQLAVSRVPPATDA from the coding sequence GTGGGCGCATGGCTTGTGGTGGGCGTGGCCGTGGCCGCCGACGCGGCGCCATCCCCGGTCGCGGCGCTGCCGTTGACCAGCGCGCACCAGGATGCGAGCGGGTATCTGCAGCGCCTGGACGATCCGCACGGCCGACTGGACGTGGTGCAGGCCGCCGCCGCGACCGGCTGGACCCGGCTGCCCGACGGCCTCAACGCGGGATTCGCCGACGGTGCCGTGTGGCTGCGCCTGCCTGTTCATGTCCAGAGTGTACCGCCCGGCGGCTGGATGATGCGATTGAGCAATGCCTTGCTCGACGACGTGCAGGCCTACGTGCGGCCCGAGGGCGGCGCCTGGCGCGCGCTGGGGGACAGCGGCGAACGCGTGCCGCGGCGCGATTGGCCGGTGGACTACCGCAGCCCGGTCTTCCAGTTCGCGCCAACGCATGCGGGCGATTACGAGGTGCTGCTGCGGTTGCGCAGCAAGAACGCGTTGGTCACCCGTCTGGACGTCTGGCAACGGCTGCCGTTCGATAACCACTCGCGGCGCGAGGGGCTGCAGTTCGGCCTGTATTTCGGCTTCTACCTGTTGCTGCTGTGCCTGCACGTGTTGTTCTGGCTCGCCACGCGCGCGCGCATGAGTGGCCTGTTCGTGGCCTATCTCGGCGGCTGCGTGTTCAACGAAGCGATGTCCATCGGCCTGGTGCAGCAGGTCACCGGCATGCCGATGGCGTGGAGCGACACGCTGTTGGGCATCAGCATCGCCTGCAGTCTGCCGGTGGGATTCCAGGTCGCCAGCCGGCAACTGAACCTGCGCGCCTTTCATCCGCGGCTGGTGCGTTGGGGCACACGTCTGCTGTGGGCGGTCGCGTTGGGGTGCGCCGTGTTCGTGCTCGCCGGCCACTACGCCTGGGGCATGCAGCCGGTGCAGTCGCTGGGTCTGCTGGAAATCCTGCTGCTGGCGGGGCTGGGCCTGCACCTGCTGTGGCGCCGCTATCGGCCGGCGCTGTTCTTCGTGCTCGCGTTCTTTCCGTTCTATCTGGGGGTGATGTTGGGCTTCCTGCGCAACCTCGGATTCGTCCCGGTCAATGCGTGGACCCAGTACGCCACCACGTTCGGCACCATGCTGCACATGACGCTGCTGAGCGTGTTCCTCATCGGTCGTTACGAGCGGCAGCGCCGATTGCGCGAACGGCGGCATGCCGAGGCCGCGGTGGCACTCGCGCGCAGACACGGTCTGGCGCTGGAGCGTGACGTGGCCTTGCGCACCGCAGAGCTGCGCAACGAAATCGGCAGGCGGCAGGCGCTGGAGAACGACCTGCGCGGCTTGCTGCAGACCGAGCGCAAGGTCATGCAGGAGCAACGCGATTTCGTGGCGATGGTGTCGCACGAGTTCCGCACGCCGCTGGCCGTCATCATGACTTCGGCGCAACAGCTGGCGCGCAAGCTGGATGCGCCGCCGGAACGCAATCGCGTGCGCTGCGGCAACATCCGCGACGCGGCGCAACGGCTGCTGGCGCTGGTGGACGAGTATCTCGCCGACGACCGCATGGGCGAGGCGGCTTCGGAACTGCGGCTGCAGCCGTGCGCCCTGCGCGTCCTGCTCGACGACCTGTGCGGTGACTTCCCGCCGCAGCGCGTGGTCTGCGAGGTTCTCACCGACGACGACGGTCTGCTCACCGATACCGGACTGCTGCGGGTGGCCGTGCGCAACCTGCTCGCCAATGCCGACCGCCATTGCCCGGCGGGCATGGCCATCCGCGTGCGCGTCCGCGGCAGTGCCGGAGGGCTGCGGCTGGAGGTCGCCAATCCGGGCGAACGCATCGCGCCTGCCGAACGCGAGCGGCTGTTCCAGAAGTACTACCGCGGCGAAAGCGCGCGGCATGCGCCGGGCGCGGGGCTCGGTCTGTACCTGGTGCGGCGCATCGCCGAGCGTCTTGGGGGATGGGTCGGCCTGGCCAGGCAGGCACCCGACGAGTCGGTCTGCTTCGTATTGCTGCTGCCGCGCCGCCCGGATGCACAGCTCGCAGTGTCGCGCGTGCCGCCGGCGACGGATGCCTGA
- a CDS encoding HD-GYP domain-containing protein: protein MTSPSAHAELGLDLPERPGTHCLEHLIQASATRELVVTEDIRDRRGILLVAKGQRINAGLRERLIARRLLRPLESSLAFCEELRPSEVQLAAQRELDEHPHLRQLLGEQAQPVMAMLARARTLGAPGTLLTTLGQTRPAAFSHAVRVAMLVSWLAALLSRSDAAMREAAEVGLLHDLGEMYVDPVVLEIPEAQQDFAQWRMRCVHPVISAALLGESGVYSAQQAAAAREHHERIDGSGYPVGASALSPLGRLISCAEALDGLFEREQGHAQALARMRIALRVVPGQFPRDVVDLLTERLRDCALEQAPAHDPQHLREVVAALLDGLERARDEALRLQRGGDLREDERAALQHLLLLIVGYIMAIHDSGAGKMVEQLPWLIAAPEAAEEVDRVCCELRWQLPGLRHHAALLAHRRARSADDWQPLLDALDIALPTAQGAPAPVPALDAAPLQTAQAEEEAQCDAMTDALG from the coding sequence ATGACGTCCCCAAGCGCGCACGCCGAACTCGGGCTGGACCTGCCCGAGCGCCCCGGCACGCATTGCCTTGAACACCTGATCCAGGCCTCGGCCACGCGCGAGCTGGTGGTCACCGAGGATATCCGCGACCGCCGCGGCATCCTGCTCGTCGCCAAGGGCCAGCGCATCAACGCCGGCCTGCGCGAGCGCCTGATCGCGCGGCGCCTGCTGCGTCCGCTGGAATCCTCGCTGGCGTTCTGCGAGGAACTGCGCCCGAGCGAAGTGCAGCTGGCCGCGCAGCGCGAACTGGACGAACACCCGCACCTGCGGCAGTTGCTGGGCGAGCAGGCGCAGCCGGTGATGGCCATGCTGGCCCGCGCCCGCACGCTGGGCGCGCCGGGCACCTTGCTGACCACCCTCGGCCAGACCCGGCCGGCCGCGTTCTCGCACGCGGTGCGGGTGGCGATGCTGGTGTCCTGGCTGGCGGCGCTGCTGTCGCGCTCGGATGCGGCGATGCGCGAGGCCGCGGAAGTCGGCCTGCTGCACGATCTCGGCGAGATGTACGTGGATCCGGTGGTGCTGGAGATTCCCGAGGCGCAGCAGGACTTCGCGCAGTGGCGCATGCGCTGCGTGCACCCGGTGATCAGCGCCGCGCTGCTGGGCGAATCCGGCGTGTACTCGGCGCAGCAGGCCGCGGCCGCACGCGAGCACCACGAACGCATCGACGGCTCCGGCTATCCGGTCGGCGCGTCGGCGCTGTCGCCGTTGGGCCGGTTGATCTCCTGTGCCGAAGCGCTGGATGGGTTGTTCGAACGCGAGCAGGGCCATGCGCAGGCGCTGGCGCGGATGCGCATCGCGCTGCGCGTGGTGCCCGGACAGTTCCCGCGCGACGTCGTCGACCTGCTGACCGAGCGCCTGCGCGACTGCGCGCTGGAACAGGCGCCGGCGCACGATCCGCAGCACCTGCGCGAGGTGGTGGCGGCCTTGCTCGACGGCCTGGAGCGGGCGCGCGACGAGGCGTTGCGGCTGCAGCGCGGCGGCGACCTGCGCGAGGACGAGCGCGCGGCCTTGCAGCATCTGCTGCTGTTGATCGTGGGCTACATCATGGCCATCCACGATTCCGGCGCCGGCAAGATGGTCGAGCAACTGCCGTGGCTGATCGCTGCGCCGGAAGCGGCCGAGGAAGTCGACCGCGTCTGCTGCGAACTGCGCTGGCAGCTGCCGGGGCTGCGCCACCACGCCGCGTTGCTGGCGCACCGCCGCGCGCGCAGTGCCGACGACTGGCAGCCCTTGCTCGATGCGCTCGACATCGCCTTGCCGACAGCGCAGGGCGCGCCTGCGCCGGTGCCGGCCCTGGACGCCGCGCCGCTGCAGACCGCGCAGGCCGAAGAAGAGGCGCAGTGTGACGCAATGACGGATGCACTTGGCTGA
- a CDS encoding response regulator transcription factor, with protein sequence MSEVILLEDEPVLCEELGEFLQDLGYIAVCVDSIAGFRQRFDPARHTMAVIDVGLPDGSGLELVSELRRAGHRLGIVVFSARNTASDRIAGLELGVDHYLGKGVDLDELAATLASLGRRLALPPPAARWVLELAAARLNVPNAPPVPLSRQDLLVLACLMRHAGESVGHREIAEGLGVNFLEYDRRRLDTQMYRLRRRVEEISGRPLPVKTLRNSGYRFHAPAAIAP encoded by the coding sequence ATGTCCGAGGTGATCCTGCTCGAGGACGAGCCGGTGCTGTGCGAAGAACTCGGCGAGTTCCTGCAGGATCTGGGCTATATCGCCGTCTGCGTGGACAGCATCGCCGGCTTCCGGCAACGATTCGATCCGGCGCGCCACACCATGGCCGTGATCGACGTCGGTCTTCCCGACGGCAGCGGCCTGGAACTGGTCAGTGAACTGCGGCGTGCCGGCCATCGGCTGGGCATCGTGGTGTTCAGTGCACGCAACACCGCCAGCGACCGCATCGCGGGACTGGAACTCGGCGTGGACCACTACCTGGGCAAGGGCGTCGATCTGGACGAACTCGCCGCCACCCTGGCGTCGCTGGGCCGGCGCCTGGCCCTGCCGCCACCGGCGGCGCGCTGGGTCCTGGAACTGGCTGCCGCACGCCTGAACGTTCCCAACGCGCCGCCGGTGCCGCTGTCGCGCCAGGATCTGCTGGTGCTGGCCTGCCTGATGCGCCATGCCGGCGAGAGCGTGGGCCACCGCGAGATCGCCGAGGGGCTGGGGGTGAACTTCCTCGAGTACGACCGGCGGCGGCTGGACACGCAGATGTACCGCCTGCGGCGCCGCGTGGAGGAGATCAGCGGACGCCCGCTGCCGGTGAAGACCTTGCGCAACAGCGGCTATCGCTTCCACGCACCGGCGGCGATCGCACCCTGA
- a CDS encoding class I fructose-bisphosphate aldolase produces MSIEQLAETAQAMVAPGKGIIAIDESTSTIAKRFAGVGIENVEENRRAYRELLLTTPKLSDHISGAILYDETIRQKTKDGVPFAKYMAEHGIIPGIKVDKGTHPLAGMPGELITEGLDGLRARLEEYYKLGARFAKWRAVITIGEDIPSGVCIETNAHALARYAALCQEQGLVPMVEPEVLMDGDHDIETCYEVTEATLRSLFGALYEQNVVLEGTILKASMVIAGKDCDEQASVEEVAESTVMCLKSTVPAILPGIVFLSGGQTDEQSTAHLNAMNQLGNLPWPLSFSYGRAMQQAALKLWAQDMKGNFAKAQQVVYERAKENGLAALGKWQG; encoded by the coding sequence ATGAGCATCGAACAGCTTGCCGAAACCGCACAGGCAATGGTCGCCCCGGGCAAGGGCATCATCGCGATCGACGAATCCACCAGCACCATCGCCAAGCGCTTCGCCGGCGTGGGCATCGAGAATGTCGAAGAGAACCGCCGTGCCTACCGCGAGCTGCTGCTGACCACGCCCAAGCTGAGCGACCACATCTCCGGCGCGATCCTGTACGACGAGACGATCCGCCAGAAGACCAAGGACGGCGTACCGTTCGCCAAGTACATGGCCGAGCACGGCATCATCCCCGGCATCAAGGTCGACAAGGGCACGCATCCGCTGGCCGGCATGCCGGGCGAACTGATCACCGAAGGCCTCGACGGCCTGCGTGCGCGCCTGGAGGAGTACTACAAGCTCGGCGCGCGCTTCGCCAAGTGGCGTGCGGTCATCACCATCGGCGAGGACATCCCGTCGGGCGTGTGCATCGAGACCAACGCGCATGCGCTGGCCCGTTATGCCGCGCTGTGCCAGGAGCAGGGCCTGGTGCCGATGGTGGAGCCGGAAGTGCTGATGGACGGCGACCACGACATCGAGACCTGCTACGAGGTCACCGAAGCCACGCTGCGTTCGCTGTTCGGCGCGCTGTACGAGCAGAACGTGGTCCTGGAAGGCACCATCCTCAAGGCCTCGATGGTCATCGCCGGCAAGGACTGCGACGAGCAGGCCAGTGTCGAGGAAGTGGCCGAGTCCACCGTGATGTGCCTCAAGAGCACTGTGCCGGCGATCCTGCCGGGCATCGTGTTCCTGTCCGGCGGTCAGACCGACGAGCAGTCCACCGCGCACCTCAACGCGATGAACCAGCTCGGTAACCTGCCGTGGCCGCTGAGCTTCTCCTACGGCCGCGCCATGCAGCAGGCCGCGCTGAAGCTGTGGGCGCAGGACATGAAGGGCAATTTCGCCAAGGCACAGCAGGTGGTGTACGAGCGCGCCAAGGAAAACGGCCTGGCCGCGCTGGGCAAGTGGCAGGGCTGA
- a CDS encoding MBG domain-containing protein: MNRIYRLVFNRHLGVLQVASEVATGHAGATGTGTGAARLAAPLLPFALACALAAPAHASGVPSLSSATGATVSQNGGTLQIDQNAAKAVLNWNSFNVGKDASVVFVQPSSSAVALNLIDASRGASVIDGSLRANGNVFLINSAGILFGNHAQVNVGGLVASSLGLAGDDDSGYLLARGDHGAASVVNQGSIRAGNGGSVNLVGNHVANRGSISADGGAIRLLSADQVKVTMDAAGAIGMQMVAAASQSVDGAAAAVENSGTLRANGGQILLQAGSTGLSQLLVNNTGALEATGIDTSGGSVRLVGSGGDVASSGRIDVSGTRGGSVQVLSDGAVNVAGRIDASGTAAGGSVRIGGGYQGGEQLQHASAATVADGALLDASATGQGNGGSIVVWSDGHTAVHGALRADAAGSGNGGLLETSGHTVDFSGIAVGAKGAGHGSAGTWLVDPEDLTVDSAAASTISGALNGGTNVTLLTSSTNASGPGTVSNGSGDINVNAAIGWSGNSTLTLDAYHSIYLNAAVTATGNTAGLVLNYGGYTDNGTVGGTGDYYVNTPVSLGGAHASLAINGQAYTLIHSLADAATYFNSPGAYALAQDIDLAGVTRSSALVSSFQSKLAGLGHSINNLTISGASGYVGLFGTTSSNSLIRDVHLGNVSISGGYYVGGLVGYGQGAIKNVTVDGVVSGTSGGIGGLAGYNLGLIDNGVFNGSVNGQNTVGGVAGNNVGATIRNSHSTGSVTGSSSNTGGLVGYNDGGSLTNTYSTSTVSGTSSVGGLVGTNQNAGSIKNSYATGSVTGSSSMVGGLVGMNYQSTITNTYATGSVTATASVGGLVGVNNAGGASVSSSSVSNSYATGAVISTNNNNVGGLIGANSGSVSNASWDVDSTGQANAISSGGGGSATNLTSFGSNNRYSHSTYGNLGTWALLAGTSNVYVASDGVGSPAWIMIEGQTRPFLASEYSTTIGNAHQLQLMAYNMAANYSLSADIDASQTAGSNASGMWSSAGFSPVGDSNNAFTGSLDGTNHTISGLTIARGGTSYVGLFGNTGAASRILNLALTGTTVTGTAYVGGVAGFNAGTLSGIRVTGTMSGTGNFIGGITGYNNAGTITGAQTSGNVVGSGGPYSGNYVGGLIGSNASGTINASSSSSTVSGGSSVGGLVGNDYQGNYSNVQASGSATSTSTASGDHVGGLIGNANQSQIQNASASGNVTATTTHAGGLLGQASTATLTNVQASGSVSGSNYVGGLIGVANRGTITNAHATGGASGVSYVGGLVGNLFSTSLSDAYAVGDVSGTWYIGGLVGYNSRGSLARVYATGFIAATEYAGGLVGYNLTGTINAAYAGGRGVIGTQYLGGLVGYNDGGIINASYAIGDIGGSNAVGGLVGTNSGTINASFFATDIGGNPINAGLRLAGSNTGSIDAISGGRSWSALNTLSTFTDAGWAIDNRGGTGQTWRLYEHMGTPLLRSFLTPLTIGTSLSGLDKTYDGNGVSGTISSYTAGGAFNPSLLFGSSLRYATAGNGVGSYTTGNGMLQIGGLASSQQGYDIGYVVSGGIAITPATLTVTATSGSKTYGSTLNLSGYRVSGLIGSDSVSGVALGSAGAGSGAAVGNYAVTASGATGAGLSNYVVNYVDGSLRVDPATLRIVANDANKTYGGTVTLSGYSVSGLLNGDTVSGVALGSAGAGAGAAVGNYAITASGATGAGLSNYVVSYVDGSLRVDPATLRIVANDASKTYGGIINLSGYSVSGLLNGDTVSGVALGSAGAGAGAAVGNYAITASGATGAGLSNYVVSYVDGSLRVDPATLRIVASDASKTVGSTATLTGYRVSGLLNRDTVSGVALNSAGAGSGAAVGNYAITASGATGAGLSNYTISYVDGLLNVVAGNGDGGGAVQLPTTTVQAINTSVAAATVTSDAGSTTETSPQKAEETARQLAAAAHGGSSGTVTAATDSILIVDGGIRAPAVACSPGASNASADSCIIRQ; encoded by the coding sequence ATGAACCGCATCTACCGCCTCGTCTTCAACCGCCACCTCGGCGTGCTCCAGGTCGCCTCCGAAGTCGCCACCGGCCACGCCGGCGCCACCGGCACCGGCACCGGCGCGGCGCGTCTGGCCGCGCCGCTGCTGCCCTTCGCCCTGGCCTGTGCGCTGGCCGCGCCGGCTCACGCCAGCGGCGTGCCGTCGCTGTCCAGCGCCACCGGCGCCACCGTGTCGCAGAACGGCGGCACGCTGCAGATCGACCAGAACGCGGCCAAGGCGGTGCTGAACTGGAACAGCTTCAACGTCGGCAAGGACGCCAGCGTGGTGTTCGTGCAGCCGTCCAGCTCGGCGGTGGCGCTCAACCTGATCGATGCCAGCCGCGGCGCCAGCGTGATCGACGGCAGCCTGCGCGCCAACGGCAATGTGTTCCTGATCAACTCCGCCGGCATCCTGTTCGGCAACCACGCGCAGGTGAACGTCGGCGGCCTGGTCGCCAGTTCGCTGGGCCTGGCCGGCGACGACGACAGCGGCTACCTGCTCGCGCGGGGCGACCATGGCGCCGCCAGCGTGGTCAACCAGGGCAGCATCCGCGCCGGCAACGGCGGCTCGGTCAATCTCGTCGGCAACCATGTCGCCAACCGCGGCAGCATCAGCGCCGACGGCGGCGCCATCCGCCTGCTCTCCGCCGATCAGGTCAAGGTGACCATGGACGCGGCCGGCGCGATCGGCATGCAGATGGTCGCGGCGGCCAGCCAGTCGGTGGACGGCGCGGCGGCGGCGGTGGAGAACAGCGGCACGCTGCGCGCCAATGGCGGGCAGATCCTGCTGCAGGCCGGCAGCACCGGGCTGTCGCAGTTGCTGGTCAACAACACCGGCGCGCTCGAAGCCACCGGCATCGACACCTCCGGCGGCAGCGTGCGCCTGGTCGGCAGCGGCGGCGACGTGGCCAGCAGCGGCCGCATCGATGTCTCCGGCACCCGCGGCGGCAGCGTGCAGGTGCTGTCCGATGGCGCGGTGAACGTCGCTGGCCGCATCGACGCCAGCGGCACCGCGGCCGGCGGCAGCGTGCGCATCGGCGGCGGCTACCAGGGCGGCGAACAGTTGCAACACGCCAGTGCGGCCACGGTCGCCGACGGCGCGCTGCTCGATGCCAGCGCGACCGGCCAGGGCAACGGCGGCTCCATCGTGGTCTGGTCCGATGGCCACACCGCGGTGCACGGCGCGTTGCGCGCCGATGCGGCCGGCAGCGGCAACGGCGGCCTGCTCGAAACCAGCGGCCACACCGTCGACTTCTCCGGCATCGCCGTCGGCGCCAAGGGCGCCGGCCACGGCAGCGCCGGCACCTGGCTGGTCGATCCGGAAGACCTGACCGTGGACAGCGCGGCCGCCAGCACCATCAGCGGCGCGTTGAACGGCGGCACCAACGTCACCCTGCTCACCTCCAGCACCAACGCCAGCGGCCCGGGCACCGTGAGCAACGGCAGCGGCGACATCAACGTCAATGCGGCGATCGGCTGGAGCGGCAACTCCACGCTGACCCTGGACGCCTACCACAGCATCTATCTCAATGCCGCCGTCACCGCCACCGGCAACACGGCCGGCCTGGTGCTCAACTACGGCGGCTACACCGACAACGGCACCGTCGGCGGCACGGGCGACTACTACGTCAACACCCCCGTCTCGCTCGGCGGCGCGCACGCCAGCCTGGCGATCAACGGGCAGGCGTACACGCTGATCCACTCGCTGGCCGACGCGGCCACCTATTTCAACAGCCCGGGCGCCTATGCGTTGGCCCAGGACATCGACCTGGCCGGCGTCACCCGCAGCAGCGCCCTGGTGTCCTCCTTCCAGAGCAAGCTGGCCGGCCTGGGCCACAGCATCAACAACCTGACCATCTCCGGCGCCAGCGGCTACGTCGGCCTGTTCGGCACCACCAGCAGCAACAGCCTCATCCGCGATGTGCACCTGGGCAACGTCTCCATCTCCGGCGGCTATTACGTCGGCGGCCTGGTCGGCTACGGCCAGGGCGCGATCAAGAACGTCACCGTCGACGGCGTGGTGAGCGGCACCTCGGGCGGCATCGGCGGATTGGCCGGCTACAACCTGGGTTTGATCGACAATGGCGTGTTCAACGGCAGCGTCAACGGGCAAAACACCGTCGGCGGCGTAGCGGGCAACAACGTCGGCGCCACGATCCGCAATTCCCACAGCACCGGCAGCGTGACCGGCAGCTCCAGCAACACCGGCGGCCTGGTCGGCTACAACGACGGCGGCAGCCTGACCAACACGTATTCCACCAGCACCGTGAGCGGCACCAGTTCCGTCGGCGGCCTCGTCGGAACCAACCAGAACGCCGGCTCGATCAAGAACAGCTACGCCACCGGCAGCGTGACCGGCAGCAGTTCCATGGTCGGCGGGCTGGTCGGCATGAACTACCAGAGCACCATCACCAACACCTACGCCACCGGCAGCGTCACCGCAACGGCCTCGGTGGGCGGGCTCGTGGGCGTCAATAATGCGGGCGGTGCCAGCGTCAGCTCCAGCAGCGTCAGCAACAGCTACGCCACGGGTGCCGTCATCAGCACCAACAACAACAACGTGGGCGGACTGATCGGCGCCAATTCGGGCAGCGTCAGCAATGCGTCGTGGGACGTCGACAGCACCGGCCAGGCCAATGCCATCAGCAGCGGAGGCGGCGGCAGCGCCACCAATCTGACCAGCTTCGGCAGCAACAACCGTTACAGCCACAGCACCTACGGCAATCTCGGCACCTGGGCGTTGCTCGCCGGCACCAGCAACGTCTACGTCGCCAGCGATGGCGTCGGCAGTCCGGCCTGGATCATGATCGAGGGGCAGACGCGCCCGTTCCTGGCCAGCGAGTACAGCACCACCATCGGCAACGCACACCAGTTGCAGTTGATGGCGTACAACATGGCGGCCAACTACAGCCTGTCGGCCGACATCGATGCCAGCCAGACCGCCGGCAGCAACGCCAGCGGCATGTGGAGCAGCGCCGGCTTCAGTCCGGTCGGCGACAGCAACAACGCCTTCACCGGCAGCCTCGATGGCACAAACCACACCATTTCCGGGCTGACCATCGCCCGCGGCGGCACGTCCTACGTCGGCCTGTTCGGCAACACCGGCGCTGCCAGCCGGATCCTCAACCTCGCCCTGACCGGCACCACCGTCACCGGCACCGCCTACGTGGGCGGCGTCGCCGGCTTCAATGCCGGCACGCTCAGCGGCATCCGCGTCACCGGCACCATGAGCGGCACCGGCAACTTCATCGGCGGCATCACCGGCTACAACAATGCCGGGACGATCACCGGCGCGCAGACCAGCGGCAACGTGGTCGGCAGCGGCGGCCCCTACAGCGGCAACTACGTCGGCGGACTGATCGGCAGCAACGCCAGCGGCACGATCAACGCGTCGTCCTCGTCGAGCACGGTCTCCGGCGGCAGCAGTGTCGGCGGCCTGGTCGGCAACGACTACCAGGGCAACTACAGCAACGTGCAGGCCAGCGGCAGCGCGACCAGCACCAGCACTGCCAGCGGCGACCATGTCGGCGGGCTGATCGGCAACGCCAATCAGAGCCAGATCCAGAACGCCTCGGCCAGCGGCAACGTCACCGCGACCACCACGCATGCGGGCGGTCTGCTAGGCCAGGCGTCCACCGCTACCCTCACCAATGTGCAGGCCAGCGGGAGCGTCTCCGGCTCGAACTACGTCGGCGGGCTGATCGGAGTGGCGAACAGGGGGACCATCACGAACGCGCACGCGACCGGTGGCGCATCGGGAGTCAGCTATGTCGGCGGACTGGTCGGTAACCTCTTCAGCACAAGCCTCAGCGACGCTTACGCCGTCGGCGATGTTTCCGGCACGTGGTACATCGGCGGGCTGGTCGGGTACAACTCTCGAGGCAGTCTGGCCCGTGTCTATGCCACTGGTTTCATCGCCGCCACCGAGTATGCGGGCGGCCTGGTCGGTTACAACCTGACCGGCACCATCAACGCGGCCTATGCCGGCGGCCGTGGCGTGATCGGCACCCAGTATCTCGGCGGTCTGGTCGGCTATAACGATGGCGGCATCATCAACGCCAGCTACGCCATCGGCGACATAGGCGGCAGCAACGCCGTCGGCGGCCTGGTCGGCACCAACAGTGGCACGATCAACGCCAGCTTCTTCGCCACCGACATCGGCGGTAATCCGATCAACGCCGGCCTGCGCTTGGCGGGCAGCAACACCGGCAGCATCGATGCGATCAGCGGCGGCAGGTCCTGGAGCGCGTTGAACACGCTGTCCACGTTTACCGATGCCGGCTGGGCGATCGACAACCGCGGCGGCACCGGCCAGACCTGGCGCCTGTACGAACACATGGGCACGCCGCTGCTGCGCAGCTTCCTGACCCCGTTGACAATCGGCACCAGCCTCTCCGGGCTCGACAAGACCTACGACGGCAACGGTGTCAGCGGCACGATCTCGTCCTACACGGCCGGCGGCGCCTTCAACCCCAGCTTGCTGTTCGGATCGTCGCTGCGCTACGCGACCGCAGGCAATGGCGTCGGCAGCTATACCACCGGCAACGGCATGCTGCAGATCGGTGGCCTGGCGTCCTCGCAGCAGGGCTACGACATCGGCTACGTGGTCTCCGGCGGCATCGCCATCACCCCGGCGACGCTGACAGTGACGGCGACCTCGGGCTCCAAGACCTACGGCAGCACCCTCAACCTCAGCGGCTACCGCGTTTCCGGTCTGATCGGCAGCGACAGCGTCTCCGGGGTCGCGCTGGGCAGCGCGGGCGCCGGTAGCGGCGCCGCAGTGGGCAACTATGCCGTCACCGCCTCCGGCGCGACCGGCGCAGGGCTGTCCAACTACGTCGTCAACTACGTCGACGGCAGCCTGCGCGTCGATCCGGCGACGCTGCGCATCGTCGCCAACGACGCCAACAAGACCTACGGCGGCACCGTCACCCTCAGCGGCTACAGCGTTTCGGGCCTGCTCAACGGCGACACCGTCTCCGGCGTCGCCCTGGGCAGCGCCGGTGCCGGTGCCGGCGCCGCGGTCGGCAACTACGCCATCACCGCCTCCGGCGCGACCGGCGCCGGGCTGTCCAACTACGTCGTCAGCTACGTCGACGGCAGCCTGCGCGTCGATCCGGCAACCCTGCGCATCGTCGCCAACGACGCCAGCAAGACCTACGGCGGCATCATCAACCTCAGTGGCTACAGCGTTTCAGGCCTGCTCAACGGCGACACCGTTTCCGGCGTCGCCCTGGGCAGCGCCGGCGCCGGTGCCGGCGCCGCGGTCGGCAACTACGCCATCACCGCCTCCGGCGCGACCGGCGCCGGGCTGTCCAACTACGTCGTCAGCTACGTCGACGGCAGCCTCCGCGTCGATCCGGCCACCTTGCGCATCGTCGCCAGCGATGCCAGCAAGACCGTCGGCAGCACCGCCACCCTCACCGGCTACCGTGTCTCCGGCCTGCTCAACCGCGACACCGTCTCCGGCGTCGCACTGAACAGTGCCGGTGCCGGCAGCGGCGCCGCGGTCGGCAACTACGCCATCACCGCCTCCGGCGCCACCGGCGCAGGGCTGTCCAACTACACCATCAGCTACGTCGATGGCCTGTTGAACGTGGTCGCCGGCAACGGCGATGGCGGCGGCGCTGTCCAGTTGCCGACCACCACCGTGCAGGCGATCAACACCTCGGTCGCCGCCGCCACGGTGACCAGCGATGCCGGCAGCACGACAGAGACCAGTCCGCAAAAGGCCGAGGAGACGGCCAGGCAACTGGCGGCCGCGGCACATGGCGGCAGCAGCGGCACCGTGACGGCCGCCACCGACTCGATCCTGATCGTCGACGGCGGCATCCGCGCCCCGGCGGTCGCCTGCAGCCCGGGCGCGTCCAACGCCTCCGCGGACAGCTGCATCATCCGGCAGTAG